The following proteins are encoded in a genomic region of Candidatus Eisenbacteria bacterium:
- a CDS encoding AMP-binding protein: protein METLGAFLDDVTSREPGREAVAYAPSASVTARMSRGELRAGSRVAAKKLVGLGVGKGTRVGFLCPNRLDWLPIAFGALRIGAVLVPFSTLWKRDEIAYALAHGDVQVLVMVPTFLRHDYLAALGEIVPELAPSTPGVLRSIAAPALRRVVLLGGDAPGTQRWEDLPTAVDEAFLDALEARVSPTDLATIFFTSGTTAKAKAVVHAHGALTISGRRIAECLGTTPGDAWWGHMPLFWSGGFIIGALETLAGGGRIVLQEQVDPGSALALLEAEGCTIMAGWHQAGPLLEHPDWGKRTVKLRKGSNHPLADRLMGPDHVTVGMYGMSETATCVACARWDDPPAVRRETFGRPLAGMEIRIVDPDTGALAAPGEPGEIFVKGPTLMEGYYRVQRSETFDRDGFFKTGDLGFLDATGCLHFATRLKDVIKTAGVNVAAVEVEETLAKHPGVKAAHVVGVPDPVRGENVAAFVVLEDGATTGPEALQAFCRENLASYKVPRHVFVIAEAEVPRTGTGKIEKPTLKKLAQARLA from the coding sequence ATGGAGACGCTCGGCGCGTTTCTCGACGACGTCACGTCGCGCGAGCCCGGACGTGAGGCCGTCGCCTATGCGCCCAGTGCGAGCGTCACGGCGCGCATGTCGCGGGGCGAGCTGCGCGCGGGGAGCCGGGTCGCCGCCAAGAAGCTCGTGGGCCTCGGCGTGGGAAAGGGGACGCGGGTCGGCTTTCTGTGTCCGAATCGGCTCGACTGGCTGCCGATCGCCTTCGGCGCCCTGCGCATCGGCGCCGTGCTGGTGCCGTTCTCGACCCTCTGGAAGCGCGACGAGATCGCCTACGCGCTCGCCCACGGCGACGTCCAGGTGCTCGTCATGGTGCCGACCTTCCTGCGCCACGACTACCTGGCCGCGCTCGGCGAGATCGTCCCCGAGCTCGCGCCGAGCACGCCCGGCGTGCTGCGATCGATCGCGGCGCCGGCGCTCCGCCGCGTCGTTCTGCTCGGCGGCGACGCACCCGGCACGCAGCGCTGGGAGGACCTTCCCACCGCCGTCGACGAGGCGTTCCTCGACGCGCTCGAGGCGCGCGTGTCGCCGACCGATCTCGCCACGATCTTCTTCACGTCCGGGACCACCGCGAAGGCGAAGGCCGTGGTGCACGCGCACGGCGCGCTCACGATTTCGGGGCGGCGGATCGCCGAGTGCCTCGGCACGACGCCGGGCGACGCGTGGTGGGGGCACATGCCGCTCTTCTGGTCGGGCGGCTTCATCATCGGCGCGCTCGAGACGCTCGCGGGCGGCGGCCGCATCGTCCTGCAGGAGCAGGTCGATCCCGGGAGCGCGCTGGCCCTGCTCGAAGCCGAGGGGTGCACGATCATGGCCGGCTGGCACCAGGCGGGGCCGCTGCTCGAGCACCCCGACTGGGGCAAGCGGACGGTCAAGCTGCGCAAGGGATCGAACCATCCGCTCGCCGACAGGCTGATGGGTCCCGACCACGTGACGGTCGGCATGTACGGCATGAGCGAGACGGCGACGTGCGTCGCGTGCGCGCGCTGGGACGATCCGCCGGCGGTCCGGCGCGAGACGTTCGGGCGGCCGCTCGCGGGCATGGAGATCCGCATCGTCGATCCCGACACGGGCGCGCTCGCCGCGCCCGGCGAGCCGGGCGAGATCTTCGTCAAGGGGCCGACGCTCATGGAGGGCTACTATCGCGTCCAGCGCAGCGAGACGTTCGATCGCGACGGCTTCTTCAAGACGGGTGATCTGGGATTCCTCGACGCGACCGGGTGCCTGCACTTCGCGACCCGTTTGAAGGACGTCATCAAGACGGCGGGCGTGAACGTGGCGGCGGTCGAGGTGGAGGAGACGCTCGCGAAGCATCCGGGCGTGAAGGCGGCGCACGTGGTCGGCGTGCCCGATCCCGTGCGCGGGGAGAACGTGGCGGCGTTCGTCGTGCTGGAGGACGGCGCCACGACCGGCCCCGAGGCCCTGCAGGCGTTCTGCCGCGAAAACCTCGCCAGCTACAAGGTCCCGCGGCACGTGTTCGTCATCGCCGAGGCCGAGGTGCCGCGAACCGGAACCGGAAAGATCGAGAAGCCGACGTTGAAGAAGCTGGCGCAGGCGCGGCTCGCCTGA
- a CDS encoding enoyl-CoA hydratase-related protein translates to MSHETIRFEVAADGVATLTLDRPEKRNAWNRQMGLEIRQALRDADANDAVRAVVVTGAGKDFCVGADLEGAGKVFEEAREREGQPAAERLTLKAWDIRKPIIAALNGAVAGVGATLPLQWDIRIAGESTRITFVFVKRGLTPEAASTWLLPRIVGVSRAAELLLTGRLVRAHEALEMGLVSRVVPDAELLPTAQAIAHEIATETAPVAVALTKQLIWRFLSEPDPSVAERLDGQVFGWTTQSPDAKEGIRAFLDKRPPRWGMRVSTDTPDLEHFTKKK, encoded by the coding sequence ATGAGCCACGAGACCATCCGCTTCGAGGTCGCCGCCGACGGCGTCGCGACGCTGACGCTCGACCGCCCCGAGAAACGCAACGCGTGGAATCGCCAGATGGGCCTGGAGATCCGCCAGGCGCTCCGCGACGCCGATGCAAACGACGCCGTGCGCGCCGTGGTCGTGACCGGCGCCGGGAAGGACTTTTGCGTCGGGGCCGATCTCGAGGGCGCCGGCAAGGTGTTCGAGGAGGCGCGCGAGCGGGAAGGCCAGCCTGCGGCGGAGCGTCTGACGCTCAAGGCGTGGGACATCCGCAAGCCCATCATCGCGGCCTTGAACGGCGCCGTCGCCGGCGTCGGGGCGACCCTGCCGCTGCAGTGGGACATCCGGATCGCGGGCGAGTCGACGCGCATCACGTTCGTGTTCGTGAAGCGCGGCCTCACGCCGGAAGCGGCCAGCACCTGGCTCCTGCCCCGCATCGTCGGCGTATCGCGCGCCGCGGAGCTGCTCCTGACCGGTCGGCTCGTGCGGGCGCACGAAGCCCTCGAGATGGGGCTCGTCTCGCGCGTGGTGCCCGATGCCGAGCTCCTGCCGACGGCGCAGGCGATCGCGCACGAGATCGCGACCGAGACGGCGCCGGTGGCCGTCGCGCTCACCAAGCAGCTCATCTGGCGGTTTCTGTCGGAGCCCGATCCGAGCGTCGCGGAGCGGCTCGACGGACAGGTCTTCGGCTGGACGACCCAATCGCCCGACGCGAAGGAAGGCATCCGCGCCTTTCTCGACAAGCGCCCGCCGCGCTGGGGGATGCGCGTCTCGACCGACACGCCGGACCTCGAGCACTTCACGAAGAAGAAGTGA
- a CDS encoding AMP-binding protein — protein sequence MRTFSPLLPTSPAFVHYQARRRGTAGGVVFGDRRYAYGELATAVDDLAGWLARRGLGSGDAIGVMAANEPAIVAMLYAVWGLGAVVVPVSTRATAEEVGRQLEHARARALLCDTKRVAVARDGAAAIGIPLFACEPALPLHPAIVRRPRRRLRGRPRSPRAEALAAIAYTSGSSGSPKGVMLTHRNFFWAGLACAQARGDTPQSVGACMSALTHVPVLVSHLLCRIFLGSTAVLLEKFDVDSVLEAAERWAVTDLPLIGGMVFEVTQRADVPVAVRRSVQKVSVGGAPTPMEAKRRLAALFDGAEVIEAYGQTESTDGLLMARGTSVFDREGTVGTMNPHVHVGIRRVDGSLAAAGEEGEIVVGGPTVMAGYFRNPQATRAALRDGWLHTGDLGRCDADGYFFLTGRVKDIIITGGENVVPLEVEEVLRQHPDVADVAVIGTPHPKWGEQVTAIVVMRDGSGLDRDSLAAFAGERLAGFKKPRRIEFVASLPRNAYNKVQMHVLRQEFGAP from the coding sequence ATGCGAACCTTCTCGCCGCTGTTGCCGACTTCCCCCGCGTTCGTACACTACCAGGCGCGGCGCCGCGGCACGGCCGGCGGCGTCGTCTTCGGCGACCGGCGCTACGCCTACGGCGAGCTGGCGACGGCCGTCGACGACCTCGCGGGCTGGCTCGCACGCCGGGGGCTCGGCAGCGGCGACGCGATCGGCGTCATGGCCGCCAACGAGCCGGCGATCGTCGCCATGCTGTACGCCGTCTGGGGTCTCGGCGCGGTGGTGGTCCCGGTCAGCACGCGCGCCACTGCCGAGGAGGTCGGGCGGCAGCTCGAGCACGCGCGCGCGCGGGCCCTTCTGTGCGACACCAAACGCGTCGCGGTCGCCCGCGACGGGGCGGCGGCGATCGGCATCCCGCTCTTCGCGTGCGAGCCGGCGCTGCCGCTCCATCCGGCGATCGTTCGACGCCCGCGCCGCCGGCTGCGCGGCCGCCCGCGCTCCCCGCGCGCGGAGGCGCTGGCCGCGATCGCCTACACCTCGGGTTCGTCCGGCAGCCCGAAGGGCGTCATGCTCACCCACCGCAACTTCTTCTGGGCCGGCCTCGCCTGTGCGCAGGCGCGCGGCGACACGCCGCAGAGCGTGGGCGCCTGCATGAGCGCGCTCACGCACGTGCCGGTCCTGGTTTCGCATCTCCTCTGCCGGATCTTCCTCGGCTCGACCGCGGTGCTGCTCGAGAAGTTCGACGTCGACTCGGTGCTCGAGGCGGCCGAGCGCTGGGCCGTCACCGATCTGCCGCTCATCGGTGGCATGGTGTTCGAGGTGACCCAGCGCGCCGACGTTCCCGTCGCGGTGCGACGCTCGGTGCAGAAGGTGAGCGTCGGCGGTGCGCCGACCCCGATGGAAGCGAAACGCCGCCTCGCCGCCCTCTTCGACGGCGCGGAAGTGATCGAGGCCTACGGCCAGACCGAGTCGACCGACGGCCTGCTCATGGCGCGCGGCACGAGCGTCTTCGATCGCGAGGGGACCGTCGGCACCATGAACCCGCACGTCCACGTCGGGATCCGTCGCGTCGACGGCTCGCTCGCCGCTGCGGGCGAGGAAGGCGAGATCGTCGTCGGCGGGCCCACCGTGATGGCGGGCTACTTTCGCAACCCCCAAGCGACCCGCGCCGCGCTCCGCGACGGCTGGCTCCACACGGGCGACCTCGGGCGCTGCGACGCGGACGGCTACTTCTTTCTCACCGGGCGCGTGAAGGACATCATCATCACCGGGGGCGAGAACGTCGTGCCGCTCGAGGTCGAGGAGGTGCTGCGGCAGCATCCGGACGTCGCCGACGTCGCCGTGATCGGCACGCCGCACCCGAAATGGGGCGAGCAGGTGACGGCCATCGTCGTCATGCGGGACGGGTCGGGGCTCGACCGCGACAGTCTGGCCGCCTTCGCGGGGGAACGGCTGGCCGGCTTCAAGAAGCCCCGGCGCATCGAGTTCGTGGCATCGCTGCCGCGAAACGCCTACAACAAGGTGCAGATGCACGTCCTGCGGCAGGAGTTCGGCGCCCCATGA
- a CDS encoding NAD(P)-dependent oxidoreductase produces the protein MRVGFIGLGNIGMPMAKRLVEAGLATTAYDLVAERVAELVALGATAATSPRELATGADVIGVCVRDDADVRAVVFGDDGILAGAAPGAVVALHGTVQLGAVLALGDAFAARGIGLVDACVTGGAAGAAAGTLTTMVGGAAADVAKVRPELDAFSRIVVATGKLGSGTIVKLCNNLMGYLAWTAAIEGFRLARAAGITDEVFETVTRAGGHLTEPMQTFLRTHKLPDAARRDPALQARLRSFVEMAEKDLAAALALARTHGLDLPGTELCSRIMGSVYGVIETPS, from the coding sequence ATGCGCGTCGGTTTCATCGGCCTCGGCAACATCGGCATGCCGATGGCGAAGCGGCTCGTCGAAGCGGGGCTCGCCACCACCGCATACGACCTCGTGGCGGAACGCGTGGCCGAGCTCGTCGCGCTCGGTGCGACGGCGGCGACGTCGCCCCGCGAGCTCGCCACGGGGGCCGACGTGATCGGCGTCTGCGTTCGCGACGACGCCGACGTGCGCGCCGTCGTCTTCGGCGACGACGGCATTCTCGCCGGGGCCGCGCCCGGCGCCGTCGTCGCGCTGCACGGCACCGTGCAGCTCGGCGCCGTGCTCGCGCTCGGCGACGCGTTCGCCGCGCGCGGGATCGGCCTCGTCGACGCGTGCGTCACCGGCGGCGCGGCGGGCGCCGCCGCCGGCACGCTCACGACCATGGTCGGCGGCGCGGCGGCCGACGTCGCAAAGGTGCGCCCCGAGCTGGACGCATTCTCGCGGATCGTCGTCGCGACGGGCAAGCTCGGCTCCGGCACGATCGTGAAGCTGTGCAACAACCTCATGGGCTACCTCGCCTGGACGGCGGCGATCGAGGGCTTTCGCCTGGCGCGCGCCGCAGGCATTACGGACGAGGTCTTCGAGACCGTGACGCGCGCGGGCGGCCATCTGACCGAGCCGATGCAGACCTTCCTGCGCACCCACAAGCTTCCGGACGCCGCCCGGCGCGACCCCGCGCTGCAGGCGCGCCTGCGCAGCTTCGTCGAGATGGCCGAGAAGGATCTCGCGGCAGCGCTCGCGCTCGCGCGCACGCACGGCCTGGATCTTCCGGGTACGGAGCTCTGCTCGCGGATCATGGGGAGCGTCTATGGCGTCATCGAGACGCCGTCCTGA
- a CDS encoding carboxymuconolactone decarboxylase family protein, with the protein MADERRTRGRKMFEQVMGFPAPPVDGEPFFDTTLDHLFGELWSRPGFSVRDRRIVTLTVLMSLGHEATLRLHLGAAMRTGQLTDAEIDELVLHVAHYAGWPPAAIASQVVRQLRAERASGSAGG; encoded by the coding sequence ATGGCCGACGAACGACGAACGCGCGGGCGGAAGATGTTCGAGCAGGTGATGGGCTTCCCCGCTCCGCCGGTCGACGGAGAGCCGTTCTTCGATACGACCCTCGACCATCTCTTCGGCGAGCTGTGGTCGCGGCCGGGCTTCTCGGTGCGCGACCGGCGGATCGTGACGCTCACGGTGCTGATGAGCCTCGGACACGAGGCCACGCTGCGCCTGCACCTGGGCGCCGCCATGCGAACCGGACAGCTCACCGACGCCGAGATCGACGAGCTGGTGCTGCACGTCGCGCACTACGCCGGATGGCCGCCCGCCGCGATCGCATCGCAGGTCGTCCGCCAGCTCCGAGCCGAACGGGCGAGCGGTTCCGCCGGCGGCTGA
- a CDS encoding mechanosensitive ion channel domain-containing protein, producing the protein MQLGRLRFALALALVARGVCAQDAPTVPVAPTSTTLPLTAIAPSDLPAQIERTNAELREWETRLTPTPEQMEIEQKLPRLRQDLLELTAHPLENLIDVAPRELEDVQRQWEIARDQLAAWGETIAKRTQGFEIGLARLRELDEIWGRTATSAAQEKLPDAVIHEIGSVRTAIRQMQGRAKDQRDRLVTLGSQIGALQGTVVDGMAAVQAAAARLHADLLTADEPPLWTVLGTESGTEPVAKTLARTGQRVGAQLVVTMRAQRGRIAFELTTLALLLAMMLAVRRRSRAWPADDPALAPVHVIAARPYSSVLILGMVVRSFTIGTVPLVVGEVSALLALAPLLCLLYDRLHGRLRTLVPLTAALFALVLVRRALPIGSAEARLLLAFENLSIVCWVLWAVRPTQVAELQLSPLRQRGLLYGSRVVAMLLAVSLVSNLIGNVTLALVTSRAVVGSAYLALLVVEIRRVLTALVVAALHAPGSIAIKAIANHAPVLQRHLVGGIRLATAIGWVFGTLDLTGFLSPVVAAGRGILAARLEIGALSFAASDLIALAVTIWLSMIVARLVRFVLEDDVLPHMDLPRGVPSAISAAANYTVLLIGFLLALSAAGLDLGRITILAGAFGVGIGFGLQNVVNNFVSGLILLVERPIRLGDVIEFGGVSGWVSRIGIRSSTIATFDGAEVIVPNASLISDRVTNWTFSASQRRVEVRIGVAYGNEPTAILAILQRVATAQEDVLRQPAPQALFLGFGDTTLNFVVQAWTSSYDLATIVTSRLGVAIYGALREAGVAIPVVQRDARARPADAQPTPPPAKPA; encoded by the coding sequence ATGCAGCTCGGACGGCTTCGATTCGCACTCGCGCTGGCCCTCGTGGCCCGCGGCGTGTGTGCGCAGGACGCCCCGACGGTCCCGGTTGCCCCGACGTCGACGACCCTCCCGCTCACGGCGATCGCACCGTCCGATCTTCCGGCGCAGATCGAGCGGACGAACGCCGAGCTGCGCGAATGGGAGACGCGCCTCACGCCGACCCCGGAGCAGATGGAGATCGAGCAGAAGCTTCCGCGGCTGCGCCAGGATCTCCTCGAGCTCACCGCCCACCCGCTCGAGAACCTGATCGACGTCGCGCCACGGGAGCTCGAGGACGTCCAGCGACAGTGGGAGATCGCGCGCGATCAGCTCGCCGCGTGGGGCGAGACGATCGCGAAGCGCACCCAGGGCTTCGAGATCGGCCTCGCGCGCTTGCGCGAGCTCGACGAGATCTGGGGGCGCACCGCGACGTCGGCTGCGCAGGAGAAGCTTCCCGACGCCGTCATCCACGAGATCGGAAGCGTGCGCACCGCCATCAGACAGATGCAAGGACGCGCGAAGGACCAACGCGACCGCCTCGTCACGCTCGGCAGCCAGATCGGCGCTCTGCAGGGCACGGTCGTCGACGGGATGGCGGCGGTGCAGGCGGCCGCGGCCCGCCTGCACGCGGACCTGCTCACGGCCGACGAGCCGCCGTTGTGGACCGTGCTGGGCACGGAGTCCGGGACGGAGCCGGTCGCGAAAACACTCGCCCGGACCGGGCAGCGCGTCGGCGCGCAGCTCGTCGTCACCATGCGCGCCCAACGCGGTCGCATCGCATTCGAGCTCACGACTCTGGCGCTGCTGCTGGCGATGATGCTCGCGGTGCGCCGCAGATCGCGCGCGTGGCCCGCAGACGACCCTGCGCTGGCCCCGGTGCACGTCATCGCCGCGCGTCCGTACTCCTCCGTGCTCATCCTGGGGATGGTCGTGCGATCGTTCACCATCGGGACGGTTCCACTCGTGGTGGGCGAAGTGTCCGCCCTTCTGGCCTTGGCTCCCCTCCTCTGCCTGCTCTACGACCGCCTGCACGGCAGGCTGCGCACGCTCGTTCCCCTCACCGCGGCGCTCTTCGCCCTGGTGCTCGTGCGGCGCGCCCTCCCCATCGGCTCTGCGGAGGCGCGCCTCCTCCTCGCCTTCGAGAACCTGTCGATCGTGTGCTGGGTCCTCTGGGCCGTGCGTCCGACCCAGGTCGCCGAGCTGCAGCTCTCCCCGTTGCGCCAGCGGGGGCTCCTCTACGGCAGCCGCGTGGTCGCGATGCTGCTGGCGGTCTCCCTCGTGTCCAACCTCATCGGCAACGTGACACTCGCGCTGGTTACCAGCCGGGCCGTCGTGGGATCGGCCTACCTGGCGCTGCTCGTGGTCGAGATCCGGCGCGTGCTCACCGCGCTCGTGGTCGCGGCGCTCCACGCGCCGGGGTCGATCGCGATCAAGGCGATCGCGAACCACGCGCCCGTCCTCCAACGCCATCTCGTCGGAGGGATCCGGCTCGCGACTGCGATCGGCTGGGTGTTCGGCACACTCGATCTCACCGGCTTCCTGTCTCCGGTCGTCGCCGCCGGACGGGGGATCCTCGCGGCAAGGCTCGAGATCGGTGCGCTCTCGTTCGCGGCGAGCGACCTGATCGCCCTCGCCGTCACCATCTGGCTGTCGATGATCGTGGCACGTCTGGTGCGGTTCGTCCTCGAGGACGACGTCCTGCCGCACATGGATCTACCGCGCGGCGTCCCGAGCGCGATCTCGGCCGCAGCCAACTACACCGTCCTGCTGATCGGCTTCCTGCTGGCCCTGTCGGCCGCCGGCCTCGATCTCGGCCGGATCACGATCCTCGCTGGCGCGTTCGGCGTCGGGATCGGCTTCGGCCTGCAGAACGTCGTCAACAACTTCGTCTCGGGTCTGATCCTGCTCGTCGAGCGACCGATCCGCCTCGGCGACGTGATCGAGTTCGGCGGCGTCAGCGGATGGGTGAGCCGCATCGGCATCCGCTCGAGCACCATCGCGACCTTCGACGGCGCGGAGGTGATCGTGCCGAACGCCTCGCTGATCTCCGATCGCGTGACCAACTGGACGTTCTCCGCGAGCCAGCGCCGCGTCGAGGTGCGCATCGGCGTCGCGTACGGCAACGAGCCGACGGCGATCCTGGCGATCCTCCAGCGGGTCGCGACCGCGCAGGAAGACGTCCTGCGCCAACCCGCGCCGCAGGCCCTCTTCCTCGGCTTCGGCGACACGACCCTCAACTTCGTCGTCCAGGCGTGGACGAGCAGCTACGATCTGGCGACCATCGTCACGAGCCGGCTCGGGGTGGCCATCTATGGCGCCCTGCGCGAGGCCGGCGTGGCGATTCCCGTCGTGCAGCGCGACGCGCGCGCACGTCCCGCCGACGCGCAGCCTACGCCGCCGCCAGCGAAG